The Clupea harengus chromosome 26, Ch_v2.0.2, whole genome shotgun sequence genome has a segment encoding these proteins:
- the LOC122128887 gene encoding zinc finger protein 214-like — MCNLKRHQKIHIGEKLYRCSTCGMSFRSSSKLTTHQLTHTVGKPYQCSQCGKAFNQISELKVHQEIHSREKTYQCSTCGKGFRSSSELNVHQIIHAFPHKCSDCGKAFSQMSHLEVHKKIHAIKKSHQCSQCGKGFKQMCNLKKHQRIHTGEKLYQCTTCGKSFRFSSNLATHQITHAGEKLHRCSQCGKSFNLKHHLKLHQRIHTGEKPYLCTSCGKSFRSSSHLTTHQITHTGEKPYQCSLCGKAFNRISSLKVHQKLHSRGTSPQ; from the coding sequence ATGTGcaatctcaagagacaccagaagatccatattGGGGAAAAGCTGTATCGGTGTTCAACATGTGGGATGAGTTTCAGGAGTAGCTCAAAACTTACCACCCATCAGCTGACACATACAGTAGGAAAGccttatcagtgttctcagtgtggaaaggcctttaatcaAATATCTGAGCTCAAGGTTCACCAGGAAATACATAGCAGAGAAAAGACTTATCAGTgtagtacatgtgggaagggtttcagGAGTAGCTCAGAACTCAACGTCCATCAGATTATACATGCTTTTCCACATAAGTGTTCTGactgtggaaaggcctttagtcaaatgtcTCATCTTGAAGtacataaaaaaatacatgCAATTAAAAAGtcccatcagtgttctcagtgtggaaagggcTTTAAGCAAATGTGTAATCTGAaaaaacaccagaggatccatactggggaaaagctgtatcagtgtactacatgtgggaagagTTTCAGGTTTAGCTCAAATCTAGCCACCCATCAGATTACCCATGCGGGAGAAAAGCTACATcggtgttctcagtgtggaaaatcCTTCAATTTAAAGCATCATCTCAAGTTacatcagaggatccatactggggaaaagccgtatttGTGTACTTCGTGTGGGAAAAGTTTTAGGAGTAGCTCACATCTCACCACCCATCAGATCACGCATACAGGAGAAAAACCTTATCAGTGTTCTCtctgtggaaaggcctttaataGAATATCTAGTCTCAAGGTACACCAGAAACTACATTCAAGAGGAACGTCCCCTCAGTGA
- the LOC105906666 gene encoding zinc finger protein 239-like: MDFFCKTEVKSNMSGSTEPSQLLMPVKEEIKEEEFDDFLQEYLSAIQKVEEKPGLEHDCKTEKSPSLTCKEENDPAMEIKEEDELDLREYSHDDSSPARDVQRIPSNKMGNNEEKNKERRYKRPQCRKTSYQKSQERLDIGENQHECSQCGKTFNQLGNLKRHQRIHTGEKPHQCATCGKSFRSSKELTIHQMSHTGEKPHQCSQCEKAFMKISALKTHQRIHTGEKPYQCSQCGNAFSTIGNLNRHQMIHTGEKPHQCATCGKSFRSSKELTIHQMSHTGEKPHQCSQCGKAFCQVSVLKRHQRIHTGEKPYQCTICGKRFKRSTHLTSHQITHR; encoded by the exons ATGGATTTCTTTTGCAAAACAGAAGTGAAGTCCAAcatgtcaggatctactgaaccatcacagcTGCTAATGCCAGTGAaggaggagataaaagaagaagaatttgatgatttcctgcaagagtatctgtctgcgattcagaaagtggaagaaaagcctggactggaacatgactgtaagactgaaaaATCACCatccttgacctgcaaagaagaaaatgatCCAGCGATGGAAATCAAAGAGGAAGATGAATTGGATTTAAGAGAATATAGTCATGATGACTCCTCCCCTGCAA gagacgttcaaaggatTCCATCTAACAAAATGGGTAACAatgaggagaaaaacaaagagagacgtTACAAAcgcccccagtgcagaaagacttcataccagAAATCACAGGAGCGATTGGACATCGGGGAGAAccaacatgaatgctcccagtgtggaaagacctttaatcAATTGGGCAATCTCAAGAGACATCAGAgaatccatactggggaaaagccacatcagtgtgcTACATGTGGGAAGAGTTTCAGGAGCAGCAAAGAACTTACCATCCACCAGATgtcacatactggagaaaagccacatcagtgttctcagtgtgaaaaagCCTTTATGAAAATAtctgctctcaagacacaccagaggatccatactggggaaaagccgtatcagtgttctcagtgtggaaatgCCTTTAGTACAATAGGCAATCTCAATAGACACCAGATgattcacactggggaaaagccacatcagtgtgcTACATGTGGGAAGAGTTTCAGGAGCAGCAAAGAACTTACCATCCACCAGATgtcacatactggagaaaagccacatcagtgttctcagtgtggaaaagcctTTTGTCAAGTATCTgttctcaagagacaccagaggatccatacggGAGAAAAGCCCTATCAGTGTACAATATGTGGGAAGCGTTTCAAGAGGAGCACACATCTTACCTCCCATCAGATCACCCATAGATGA
- the LOC122128892 gene encoding zinc finger protein 135-like, which produces QCGKAFSQMGDLKTHLRIHTGEKPYQCSHCGKTFSHVSNLKRHQMIHTGEKQYNCSQCGKAFSQMGDLKKHQMIHTGEKPYHCPQCGKTFFEMCHLKKHQMIHTGVKPYQCSQCGKAFSQMGDLKTHLRIHTGEKPYQCTTCGKGFRSSRVLTIHQITHTGEKPHQCSQCGKAFSQMSHLKTHQRIHNGEKPHQCSQCGKAFSQMSHLKRHQKFHTGEKPH; this is translated from the exons cagtgtggaaaggcctttagtcaaatgggtgatctcaagacacacctgaggattcacactggagaaaagccat atcaatgCTCTCATTGTGGAAAGACATTTAGCCATGTGTctaatctcaagagacaccagatgatccatactggagaaaagcaatataattgttctcagtgtggaaaggcctttagtcaaatgggtgatctcaagaaacaccagatgatccatactggtgaaaagccatatcattgtcctcagtgtggaaagaccttttttgaaatgtgtcatctcaagaaacaccagatgatccatactggtgtaaagccatatcagtgttcgcagtgtggaaaggcctttagtcaaatgggtgatctcaagacacacctgaggattcacactggagaaaagccatatcaatgtactacatgtgggaagggtttcagGAGTAGCAGAGTACTTACCATCcaccagataacacacacaggagaaaagccccatcaatgttctcagtgtgggaaagcctttagtcaaatgtctcatctcaaaacacaccagaggatccataatGGGGAAaaaccacatcagtgttctcagtgtggaaaggcctttagtcaaatgtctcatctcaagagacaccagaagtttcatactggagaaaagccacattaG
- the LOC116219713 gene encoding zinc finger protein 239-like translates to IIKDIILKIFCNVIGDVQRIHSRKRSPEERRKKIIRHQQSNTRKKQHECSQCFKTFASPSALAIHQRTHTGEKPHQCSQCGKTFSRISSLKMHQMIHSGEKPYHCSQCGKTFSQIWNLKTHLMIHSGEKPYQCTTCGKGFKTSHELRIHKMTHTGEKPHQCSQCGKTFIQMGHLTTHQRIHTGEKPYHCSQCGNAFCHISSLKKHQMIHTGQKPHQCPTCGKSFRSSEELRIHQRIHSGEKPHQCSQCGKTFIQMSHLKRHQRIHSGEKPYQCSQCEKAFTEMDKLIRHQRIHTGDKNITKIHDICKD, encoded by the coding sequence atAATCAAGGATATTATCTTGAAAATATTTTGTAATGTTATaggagacgttcaaaggatccattcTAGAAAAAGGAGtccagaggaaagaagaaagaaaatcatcagacatcagcagtcgaacacaaggaagaaacaacatgaatgttCCCAATGTTTCAAAACCTTTGCCTCACCTTCcgctcttgcaattcatcaacgaacacacacaggagaaaagccccatcaatgttctcagtgtggaaagacttttagccGTATTTCTAGTCTCAAGAtgcaccagatgatccatagtggggaaaagccatatcattgttctcagtgtggaaagacttttagtcaaatttggaatctcaagacacacctgaTGATCCactctggagaaaagccatatcagtgtactacatgtgggaagggtttcaaaACTAGCCATGAACTTAGAATCCACaagatgacacatactggagaaaagccacatcagtgttctcagtgtggaaagacttttattcAGATGGGTCATCTCacgacacaccagaggatccacactggggaaaagccatatcattgttctcagtgtggaaatgCTTTTTGTCATATTTCTAGTCTCAAGAagcaccagatgatccatactgggcaaaagccacatcagtgtcctACATGTGGGAAGAGTTTCAGGAGTAGTGAAGAACTTAGAAtccaccagaggatccatagtggggaaaagccacatcagtgttctcagtgtggaaagacttttattcAAATGAGTCATCTcaaaagacaccagaggatccacagtggagaaaagccatatcagtgttctcagtgtgagaAGGCCTTTACTGAAATGGATAAACTCatcagacaccagaggatccatactggggacaAGAACATCACCAAAATACATGATATATGCAAAGACTGA